A genome region from Campylobacter concisus includes the following:
- a CDS encoding sulfurase: protein MATLKALLIGEVKNYGSQSATDKLNTPWSSAIFKIAQNGEIFANELGFVGDSVADTKHHGGPEKAIFANSFSNYADWESFLGLKNMAYGAMGENLCIDGLDESSVCVGDIHKIGSLVLQVSQPRKPCFKLSKRWGNENMATHIFETGLTGWYYRVITPGSCKVGDVIEVIEKDPVYMSILEVNRLFCAPSKNLNLLEKFNSLTTLPKSWYSDMERRIQGIYSTEYMRNL, encoded by the coding sequence ATGGCAACATTAAAAGCTTTACTAATTGGCGAGGTGAAAAACTATGGCTCGCAAAGTGCGACTGATAAGCTAAATACACCATGGAGTTCAGCTATATTTAAAATAGCTCAAAATGGCGAAATTTTCGCAAATGAACTTGGCTTTGTGGGTGATAGTGTCGCTGATACAAAGCACCATGGAGGCCCTGAAAAAGCTATATTTGCAAATTCGTTTTCAAACTATGCTGATTGGGAAAGTTTTTTAGGATTAAAAAACATGGCTTATGGTGCGATGGGTGAGAATTTATGCATTGACGGTCTTGATGAGAGTAGTGTCTGTGTAGGTGATATCCATAAAATCGGCTCACTAGTCCTTCAAGTATCGCAGCCAAGAAAGCCTTGCTTTAAGCTCTCAAAAAGATGGGGCAATGAAAATATGGCTACTCACATCTTTGAAACTGGCCTTACTGGCTGGTATTACCGCGTCATAACACCAGGATCGTGCAAAGTGGGCGACGTGATAGAAGTTATAGAAAAAGATCCAGTTTATATGAGCATTTTAGAAGTAAATAGACTTTTTTGCGCTCCAAGTAAAAATTTAAATTTACTAGAGAAATTTAACTCTCTTACTACTCTTCCAAAAAGTTGGTATAGTGACATGGAAAGACGTATTCAAGGTATTTATAGTACAGAATATATGAGAAATTTATAA